The Fimbriimonadaceae bacterium nucleotide sequence CTTGTCCGCGATCAGGTCGATTCTCCGCTGGGCGATCGCTGTGGCCATTAACCCATTCTACGCGCCCCGCACCGGCCAGGATTCTGCATTGGGCCGAGACCTGGGGCCGACACGCCGGGTTGCCTGAGCCCTGCAGTCACCGATTCCAGCCCGAAGGCGGGGGTCCCGAAAGGGTCTTTGAAGCCCCGACAAAAGGTGACAGGTACAGTCGGTGGCGTGAAGCTGTGCCGATTTGAGCTGCGCTCGCAACCTGGTCCGATCCGTTCCGGACTTGTATATGACAGCCGTTACTACGAGACGGACGGCGAGCGCGCGATCGGGATCCATGAGCCGGGCGCCGTGACCCTCTTACCTCCGATCGGGGTCGCACCGTCCCTGCGGCTCTTCGACGTCGCGTGGCAGGTCAATGGCGGCTATTCCATCTCCTTCGACTACCTGAACCCATCGGCCTACGCGGGGCCGGCCGCGACGGTCGAGATGCCCGAGTCCACGACGGGCATGGACTTCGAAATCCGCGTCGCTGGCGTCGTCCACGAAGGTGGCCGTTCGATCACCCACGACGAGGCCCCGTCGTTTATCTTGGGCTACGGGATCCTCGTCAGCCTCTTCGACCCCGAGGCGGTGGAGACGGCAAGGGTCGAGAACCGGGCGACGACCCCGGCACGCGACCTCGGCGGCTTCTTCGGCCCGTTCTTAGTCACCCCGGACGAACTCAGCGAATCCGTCATGGAGGGCGACCCCACCCGTTTCCGGTGGACGGTCGAGGCGCACGTCAACGGCGAGAACGTGATGGAAGACAGCGCCCACGAAGACCACGTTTCTTTCTCCGACCTGATCCATGTCGCCAGCGCGACGACCGCGGTCAACCCGAGCGACCTTCTTGCCTGGCCCGCGATCCGCAAGCCCCGGCTGGATTCCACCGCGTTCGGACGGCTCTTGGCCCCGGAGGACGAAATCCGGGTCACGATTGAGCCTCTGGGAACCCTCGTCGGCCGCATCGGCTAGTATCGTCCAACGAGAGAATGGTCAAGAGAACCTTATCGAACAACGTGCGCGTCCTGGTCGACCCTGTCGGCCATGTCGGCTCGGTCAGCATCGGCGTCTGGTGCCAGACAGGCAGCGTCCACGAGACTCCGCACGAGGCCGGAATCACCCATTTTATCGAGCACATGCTGTTCAAGGGCACCGAGCGCCGGACCGCGAAGCAGATCGCCGAAGAGATCGAGGGCCGGGGCGGCAACCTGAACGCCTTCACGGACAAGGAGGCGACCTGCTACTACTGCCGCGTCCTCGCCGAGGACGCCGAGGCGGCGATCGACGTCCTCTGCGACATGGTGACCGGCTCGCTTCTCGACCCGGAAGAGCTCGAGCGCGAGAAGGGCGTCGTCCAGGAAGAGATCAAGCGTGGCGAGGATGAGCCCGGAGACCACGTCCACGACCTCCACATCCAAGGGATTTGGCCGGAAAGCGTGCTGGGCAAGTCCGTCATCGGCACCCGCGACTCGGTCGCTTCGTTCAAAAGAGAGCACCTCGCCAGTTACATCGGCCGCCGCTACAAAGGCGGCAACGTGCTGGTCTCGGCAGCGGGCAACGTGGAGCCCGACCGGATCGTGAAGGCGGTCGAGGAGCGGTTGGCCGGCCTTGAGCCTTCTGAGGGCCGGGACAAGCCGGCCCGCCCTGCCCCCCATCCGGGAGAAAACCTCGTGGCAAAACCCGTCGAGCAAGTCCACTTCTGCATTGGTGGAGAGGGGGTCGGGATCGACGACGACGAACTCTTCCCTGCCGTCGTCTTAGACGGGCTCGTGGGTTCGGGGATGAGCAGCAGGCTCTTCCAAGAGGTCCGCGAGAAGCGGGGGCTGGCCTATGCGGTCGGGAGCTACAACCTGGTTTACAGTGCGGGGGGCGCCTTCACCGTCTATGGCGGAACTGGAAAGGCGACGTGGGACCAAGTCCGCGAGGTCATCCGCGCCGAGCTCGACAAGGTCATGGCCGAAGGCGCGGGCGAGGACGAACTCAAACGCGTGAAGAAGAACCTCACGGGGACTTTGGCGCTCTCCCTCGAAGGGATGAGCAGCCGCATGATCCGCATGGCCCGGAACGAGATCAACTACGGCCGGGAAATCCCGCTCCAAGAGACCATGGACAAAATCAACGCCGTCACGAACGCCCAAGTCATCGAACTGGCCCGACGCATCCTGCCGGGCGAGAAATTACGGACGACTGCGATCGGCCCCTTCTGAGTCCAGTACCGTGGCCAACGCAAAAGCCTCCAGCCCACCCCTCGCCGAGGCCCTCGCGGGCGCGACGAGCGAGGCAGTGGCGCTTGCCTTGGCCGTAGAATGGGCTCGTGAACGGTTCGGGGCGGACTCTTGCGACCTGCTGGAAGCCGTGCCGGGCGGGGGGCTGGTCCTCACCGCGAGCACCCACCTCACCGAGCTCGTCGGCCGGGTGCGGGTCGGCCGAAACGTCGGCCTGGTCGGGCGCGCCCTAGAATCCGGCAGGAAGCAGACTGTGAGCCATGGGCTCACCGACGACGATCGCTTCGCGGCGATTCCGACGGTCGACGAGCCGGCCTACAACTCTGGGATCGCGGTGCCACTGCGGGCCGGCGAGACGAAACTCGGCGTGATCTTCTTGCGGCGGGCGGGCAGCTGGGTGCCGACCCCGGCCGAATCGCGCCGCCTCGACGAGGCCGCGAGCCAACTCGGACTGGCCTGGCGTGTCTGGCGCGTGGCGCACGAGTCTGGCTCGCACAGCAACAGGCTCCAAGCCTTGGCCGAGGTGACCGACATGCTCACGGGGACGCCATACCTGGAGGAGATCCTTCAACACCTGGTGAACCTCACTGCGCGCCGCTTTAACTATGGCGTTGTGAGCCTGCGCCTGCTGGACCCGGCCCGCAACGAGCTTGTCCTTCGAGCCGCGTACTCTCTGCACCGCGCCTATCCGAGGAGGCCGGTCGTGAACCTGGACGAATCCATCCATGGGCGCGTGATCAAGCGCGGGCGGCCGGTGGTCGTCGAAGACGTGGCCGCGGAACCGAGTTTCGCGGGCCAGGACCTCGCCCTAGAGCACGGCCTGCGGAGCATGGTCGCCGTGCCCTTGAAGCTACATAACCGCACGGTCGGGGTCATGAGCTGTTATGCGGCCCAAGTGCGAGAGTTCCCCAGCGACGAGGTCGCAATCCTCGAGACCATCGCCAAACAGGCCGCGGTCAGCATCGAGCATGCGAAGCTGCAAGTCCGAGACACCCTGATGCAAGAGATGCACCATCGGGTGAAGAACAACCTGCAACAGGTTGCCTCCCTACTCCGCATCCAAGCCCGGCAAAGCCACTACCGGACGCTGGAGGAGGCCCTGCACGACACTCTGGGACGGATCGAGGCCATCGCCTCCGTGCACGACCTCTTGAGCCGCGAAGACCTGGACCACGTGAGCATACTCAGCATCGCCGAGGCGCTCGTGCTTGCCCAGCAGCGCTCTTTTGTCCGGCCCGACCGTCAAATCGAGTTCTGCGTCCGGGGGGTGGACGTGCACCTGGACACAATGCAGGCGACTCAGATCTCGTTGATTCTCAACGAACTCGTCCAGAACGCGGTCATCCACGGTTTCAACAAGACGACCAGCGGCGAGATCCACGTGACGATCGAACAGGAGCAAGACACCGTCCACGTTTGGGTTAGCAATAACGGCGATCCGCTGCCGGACCAGTTCGACCCGAAGAAGTCGCGCCTCGGGCTGCAGATCGTGGAAGGTCTCAGCCGATCGTTGCTCGGCTCCTTCACGATGGAAGAGAAGCTCGGTTGGACGATCGGCAACGTGAGTTTCCCGCGCACGGCGGGGGCTTAAGCCCGATGACCGTGCCGCACGCCGTCCGCGTCTTCGCGCTTGGGTTTGCCCAAGTTCGGAACCGCACCTTTCCCGCCCGTGCCGAGTGGCACGAGGGGCTCTGGGTGATCCAGGACGCCACTCCCCGCCGCAACCGGCGCAAGGCCGAAGTGGTCGCGGCCGAGATCGATGCAGCGGACGCCGTCGCCCTCTGCCGGCGGTTAAACCCAGGGAGGCATTTCCTCTGCCATATCGATCCGACGCCATCCCCGCTGCCTTCCACGAAGCACGCCTACAAAGCTCTGGGATATCGCTTTCTCGGGACGGAAGGGCTCTTCGTCCACGACCTTAAGAACGTGCCCGACCTCGCTTCCGATCCGCCCGTCCGGGCCTATCCCGAAGAGCTCGCCCGCACGCTGAGGTGCCAAGGCAAGCCCGGGCTGCCCTGGGTGACCGGGGCACGGCACTACGCGGTCGTCGAAGGGGGCGAGGTGCTCGGCCGGGTGCGGAGCGTCCCCGTCGACCATGACTCCTGGGTCTCGGACCTTGTTGTGGTCGCGGAGCGTCGTGGGCAGGGGTATGGCCGGGCCCTCATGTCCGCGATGATGCAAGACGACGTGCGGCACGGGGTCCAGACCAGCGTCCTCCTCGCCAGCGCGGACGGTGCGCGCCTCTATCCGCACCTGGGGTATCGGTGCATCGGCACCCTCCAGCTGTTCGGCCCGGTCTCGGCGCGCTAAGCGCGGTACTTCGCAATGATCTCGCGCGGCGCATCGACCGTCAAGATCTGCACGCGGCCACGGTCCGCGACGCTCAGCGGCCCATTGATGACCGCCAGGTCTAGCGCCCGCTCCAGGTTCAAGCGTAAGGCGATCCCTGACTCGGTAGGGTCGTCCGGGTCTCCGATTCCCACCAGCAGGAACGGCTCTTCGCCCGTGAAGAAGGCCTCGCCACCAGCGTGAAATTGAAAGCTGAGGGCTAGCGTCACCGCGGTCTCTTCGACCGCGCTCGCGCTCCGGCGATGCGCAAAGTGGCTCACGATGAAGCCGTTGGCAAGGTAAGGATCCTTGGAGGGGTTGAAGCACATCGGCGCGGCGACGACGTAGGTGACCCGCGCCTCGTGTTGGCGGGTCACGAACTGGTCTGGCCCAATGTGGCCCGCGTAGACGCAGCCGACATCGTCGGCGATCTCCTCAGTCTGCTCCCGCACCCAAGCGTCCAATTCCGCCGCGTCCGCAGCGGGCCGGCCCCGCTTGCGCTCGAAAGCGATGCCGCCCGCGCCGCACTCGCTGTGGCTCGTGATGCCCTTCGCCCCGGACCGTTCGAGAAAGGACGTCCGCTCTTCGGGAGAGAGCAAGAGCATCGAGCCCGCGCAGCACAGACCGATCGGGACCCGGCTGTCCGTACAGCCCAAGACGTCGGTCTGGCCGAAGACTTCGTCCGGCCGACCTGTCTTGAAGATCGATGCCGGGTCTCTTCGGAGGCGGTCATAGGCTTCCCTCTTTTCAGAGGTCAAGCCTAGTCGACCACCTGGACGTCGACGGGCGGGACCATGCCGATCCGTGCCCCCTCGCTTAGGAGCAGGCGGATCGCCTTGACCCCGTCTTCGCCCATGTCGCGGGTGCGCTCGTTCACATACATTCCTACGAAGCGGTCACTGGTGCCGCGATCCATGCCGCGGGCGAACTGCAGGGCGTAGTCAAGGGCCTTCTGCCGCTCCTCCAGCCCGCGGTCGATGCTGAGCCGCATACATCGCGAGACCTCTTGGCAGACCTCTTCGCCAAGGTCTTTGCGCACCACGTTGACCCCCAAAGGCAACGGCAGGCCCGTCTTGTCGCGCCACCACGCGCCCATGTTCGCGACTTCGACCAGCCCTTCTTCCTCGTAAGTCAATTGGCCTTCGTGGATAATCAGACCCAGATCGTACTTGCCGGCCTTGACGGCAGGCATGATCTTGTCGAAGGGGAGCACCTCGAACTTGGGCTTGACCCCCGCTCCAAAGCGGTCGTCGAACCAAAGATTGAGTTGCAAGAAAGCGCTGGTGAGCTCTCCCGGGACGGCGATGACCGTCTCTCGGACCTGGCCCTCGTCCATCGCCTCACGCGCGATAAGCATGGGGCCGTAGCCTTCGCCGAAACTGCCGCCGTGGCGCAGCAGGGCGTACTTATCGGCCACGTAAGCGAAAGCGTGCACGCTCACCGCGCTGGACTCCAGCCTCCCCTCGCGAGCCCATTCGTTCAGGGTCTGGATGTCCTTCAGAATGTGCTCGTACTCGTGCGGCGACTCGACCAGCCCGTTGGCCAGCCCGTAAAACATAAAGGCGTCGTCAGAATCCGGCGAATGGCCGATGCGGATTTGCATGTGCCAAGAAGGCTACCGAAATCCCCCAAAATTGCACTGCGACCCTCACCACATGACCGGGTCTGGCGGAATGTCGATCGCCGGATTCACCCGCAAGGAACTCGACGTCGGCAAGATTTGGACCCACTTGGAGGCACCGTTTCGCACAAGTGCAGCCGTTTGGCCAAGTTCGCCGTTTCGCCTGCGCTGCTCCAAACTTCTCGGCCACCTTCCGAGACGTAAGCGCCCGAGACGCGGCCGAACTCCATTCCCAGGCTTGATTTCGCCAGAGTCGCCGTGGCGGTGAGGATTTCCTCGGCCGCCTTCACCGCACGGTCGACGGGATGATGACGATGGGGGCGGAAAACGGCGACGAACCCGTCGCCCGTCGTCCGTTCTAGTTCGCCGTCGTTCCGGCGGACCACCGAGTCGCTGGTGGCGATGAACTGGGCGTAGAGGGCCTGGTAGCCCTCCGGGCCCAACCGACGGGTCAGGCCGGTCGAATCTTCGATGTCGCAAAAGAGGATGGCCGCCTCGGTGAGGGCTCCTTCCGACTGTTTCCAGAGCGACGCGGTGGCACCCTTTCCCGCCCAGGTGAGACCGCAGCCCAGGGCACAGCCGAGCAGAGGAACGATGGGATCGATCACAAAGCCGGTCTGCCGCACGGCCAAGACCACCGCACCGAAGAAGGCGCCCGCCAGCGCCACAGGGAGCACTACGGTGCGCCACCCCAAGCCAAGCATCCAATCCTCGGTATCGCCGTAAAGACGCTGGGCGGGACCGACCTCGGACACGAGCCAATAGCTCAGGGGCGCGATGAGGGCGGCCAGCACCAAGGGCAACGCCCTTCTGACCAGGACGGCACTGCGCTTGATCCATTTGGTCGCGGCAGACCGCATCACTGGCGACACTAGCAGATTTTTCGGGACACTGGCCCTATTGCATCCGACGAGTCTCAGAAAAGAAAGCGCCCGCCTCCTAAAAGGGGGCGGGCTTCTCTGTCGGGCCGAAGCGCCTTACTTGCGGCGGCGTCGGGCGGCGAAAGCCGCGATGCCGGCGCCGAGAGCGACCATGGTGGTCGGCTCCGGAACGACGCCGAGGTTGACCCGGCCGTTGCCGAGCGGGCGGATCACGTTGTCGTACTCGAACCTCTCGCCGTTAGCGAACGACGTGGTGATCGCGAAGTACTGTCGGTTGGCGTCCAGCACCAGGTTGCCCGGGGTGCCTTCACCCTCGCCGATCTTCGACGTGGTGAAGTCCAGCCAGTCGTCGTCGCCGCCCTTCCAGTTGACGAGCGCGTTAGCCGGGTTGAAGCTGTCTTGATAAATGAACGCGAACGTGTCCTCGCCGCCGTTGCGAGCGCGAATCTCGAACGTGTAGGCGCCGGTGACGGTCACCCAGAACGGCTGGACGTCGTAGTAAACGTTGCTGCCAACGCCGGAAAGGAACGAACCGTCCTCACCGGCCCGGTTGTAGGTCGGGTCGTTGGCCGTGAGCGCGCCACTCCAGTTGGCCTGCTGAGCGAGCGAGAGAGCCGAGGCGGCGACGAGCGCCAGAACCATGATCTTCTTCATTTTCTTCTCCTAATGGACAGGGGTAACCGGGAATGATCCCGATAACGCTATCTTAACACGGCTCAGCCAGGGAAAACTAGACTCTGTCTAGCACAATCCTGGAACTCGTTATGTAATCCGGTTATTTTACTTGTCTTAAATCTGCTAGAGGCCTATTTCCGCCGAGACCGGTAGGTGGTCGCTCGCCAAGTCGCCCAGTTGTTCGTACGAGACCTTCTCGTCGGCGACCTTGACCGATCCCTTCTTCCCTTCCAGCGCGTCGCCGCCGCTATAGACCTGGGCTGGGGCCGCGCCATCCGCCAGGCTCGGGGAGACCAGAATCTGGTCGAACATGATCTGGCGGACCTTCACGTCGTCGGGATACCGGTAGTCCTGGCCCCTCAAGCGGGCGTTGTCCGCCTTTGCGCCCGGGACGCGGGCCGCAACAGCACGACCTGTATAGAGCTCGTGGAGCCCGAACGTCACCGCGTCGTTCTTCCACGCGTCGAGGTTCAAGTTGCGAAGGAACTTGGTGGGAGCGCCTGAGTCCCCAGCCTGGGCGAGCAGGTCGCCCGTCTCCAAGATCTTTAGGCTCCGATCGTCCGGCGCGTCGTTAAAGTCGCCGAGCACGACCACGTCCTTCTCCGTATAGCGGGCCGCAATGAAAGAGGCGAGAAGGCCTGCGGCCGCCTCTCTGCGAGGGTCCGTCTGGCGTCGCCCGCCGCCCCGGCTTTTCATGTGCACCACATAGAACACCAGCCGCTTGCCGGTCGGAGCCTGGACGACCGCCCGGAGCACGTCCCGACCGCCCGGGAACGCGTCTTCGAACAGGGGGCCCTTAAAGACCAGCTCGTAGTTCACGAGGACGAACGGCTTGCGGACGACCAGGGCCAACTCCTGGTTCTCCTCCGGTAAGTCCGCAATGCTGATGTCCCAACCCTCGCCGAAAACCTGCTGGAGCGCCTTGCGGCTCTGAATCTCCTGCAACGCGATCACGTCCGCGTTCAGGTTTTGCACCACACTCTTAAGGCGGTTGATCCGACTCGGGCTCGCCCCTTCTGAGAACCACTCGATGTTGTACGTGGCGACCCGTGCAGTCGCCCGCGGGGTGGCCTGGGCACGGCTTTGGTCGTGGCAAGAAGTGGCGGCCAGCAGGGAGACGAGGGCGAGGGAGGCGGCGTAGCGCATGGCACCGTCAAAGGTACCTGCGGGTACAAACGGGCTGTTGAGTAGCAAGCCGACCTTAAGCCCTTCCCGCATCAGCACCTATCTGGCCTGCCCCGTCAAATACCGCTGGACTTTCGTGGACAGGCGCGGCAAATGGTTGCTCCGGAGCCGCTCGTACTACTCTTTCGGGACGACCCTCCACAGCGTCCTGGAGCGGTTTCACGACTCCGATGACAGGGGCGTGACCACGACCCTCGAAGCCATCGCCGCCCTGGAGGAGAGCTGGATCGACGCGGGATACGAGAGCCAG carries:
- a CDS encoding GNAT family N-acetyltransferase codes for the protein MTVPHAVRVFALGFAQVRNRTFPARAEWHEGLWVIQDATPRRNRRKAEVVAAEIDAADAVALCRRLNPGRHFLCHIDPTPSPLPSTKHAYKALGYRFLGTEGLFVHDLKNVPDLASDPPVRAYPEELARTLRCQGKPGLPWVTGARHYAVVEGGEVLGRVRSVPVDHDSWVSDLVVVAERRGQGYGRALMSAMMQDDVRHGVQTSVLLASADGARLYPHLGYRCIGTLQLFGPVSAR
- a CDS encoding fumarylacetoacetate hydrolase family protein, whose product is MKLCRFELRSQPGPIRSGLVYDSRYYETDGERAIGIHEPGAVTLLPPIGVAPSLRLFDVAWQVNGGYSISFDYLNPSAYAGPAATVEMPESTTGMDFEIRVAGVVHEGGRSITHDEAPSFILGYGILVSLFDPEAVETARVENRATTPARDLGGFFGPFLVTPDELSESVMEGDPTRFRWTVEAHVNGENVMEDSAHEDHVSFSDLIHVASATTAVNPSDLLAWPAIRKPRLDSTAFGRLLAPEDEIRVTIEPLGTLVGRIG
- a CDS encoding insulinase family protein, yielding MVKRTLSNNVRVLVDPVGHVGSVSIGVWCQTGSVHETPHEAGITHFIEHMLFKGTERRTAKQIAEEIEGRGGNLNAFTDKEATCYYCRVLAEDAEAAIDVLCDMVTGSLLDPEELEREKGVVQEEIKRGEDEPGDHVHDLHIQGIWPESVLGKSVIGTRDSVASFKREHLASYIGRRYKGGNVLVSAAGNVEPDRIVKAVEERLAGLEPSEGRDKPARPAPHPGENLVAKPVEQVHFCIGGEGVGIDDDELFPAVVLDGLVGSGMSSRLFQEVREKRGLAYAVGSYNLVYSAGGAFTVYGGTGKATWDQVREVIRAELDKVMAEGAGEDELKRVKKNLTGTLALSLEGMSSRMIRMARNEINYGREIPLQETMDKINAVTNAQVIELARRILPGEKLRTTAIGPF
- a CDS encoding adenylate/guanylate cyclase domain-containing protein, whose protein sequence is MSPVMRSAATKWIKRSAVLVRRALPLVLAALIAPLSYWLVSEVGPAQRLYGDTEDWMLGLGWRTVVLPVALAGAFFGAVVLAVRQTGFVIDPIVPLLGCALGCGLTWAGKGATASLWKQSEGALTEAAILFCDIEDSTGLTRRLGPEGYQALYAQFIATSDSVVRRNDGELERTTGDGFVAVFRPHRHHPVDRAVKAAEEILTATATLAKSSLGMEFGRVSGAYVSEGGREVWSSAGETANLAKRLHLCETVPPSGSKSCRRRVPCG
- a CDS encoding GAF domain-containing protein, encoding MANAKASSPPLAEALAGATSEAVALALAVEWARERFGADSCDLLEAVPGGGLVLTASTHLTELVGRVRVGRNVGLVGRALESGRKQTVSHGLTDDDRFAAIPTVDEPAYNSGIAVPLRAGETKLGVIFLRRAGSWVPTPAESRRLDEAASQLGLAWRVWRVAHESGSHSNRLQALAEVTDMLTGTPYLEEILQHLVNLTARRFNYGVVSLRLLDPARNELVLRAAYSLHRAYPRRPVVNLDESIHGRVIKRGRPVVVEDVAAEPSFAGQDLALEHGLRSMVAVPLKLHNRTVGVMSCYAAQVREFPSDEVAILETIAKQAAVSIEHAKLQVRDTLMQEMHHRVKNNLQQVASLLRIQARQSHYRTLEEALHDTLGRIEAIASVHDLLSREDLDHVSILSIAEALVLAQQRSFVRPDRQIEFCVRGVDVHLDTMQATQISLILNELVQNAVIHGFNKTTSGEIHVTIEQEQDTVHVWVSNNGDPLPDQFDPKKSRLGLQIVEGLSRSLLGSFTMEEKLGWTIGNVSFPRTAGA
- a CDS encoding PEP-CTERM sorting domain-containing protein, which gives rise to MKKIMVLALVAASALSLAQQANWSGALTANDPTYNRAGEDGSFLSGVGSNVYYDVQPFWVTVTGAYTFEIRARNGGEDTFAFIYQDSFNPANALVNWKGGDDDWLDFTTSKIGEGEGTPGNLVLDANRQYFAITTSFANGERFEYDNVIRPLGNGRVNLGVVPEPTTMVALGAGIAAFAARRRRK
- a CDS encoding endonuclease/exonuclease/phosphatase family protein, translated to MRYAASLALVSLLAATSCHDQSRAQATPRATARVATYNIEWFSEGASPSRINRLKSVVQNLNADVIALQEIQSRKALQQVFGEGWDISIADLPEENQELALVVRKPFVLVNYELVFKGPLFEDAFPGGRDVLRAVVQAPTGKRLVFYVVHMKSRGGGRRQTDPRREAAAGLLASFIAARYTEKDVVVLGDFNDAPDDRSLKILETGDLLAQAGDSGAPTKFLRNLNLDAWKNDAVTFGLHELYTGRAVAARVPGAKADNARLRGQDYRYPDDVKVRQIMFDQILVSPSLADGAAPAQVYSGGDALEGKKGSVKVADEKVSYEQLGDLASDHLPVSAEIGL